Proteins from a genomic interval of Rhodothermus marinus:
- a CDS encoding class I SAM-dependent methyltransferase, protein MKRTETPVAGYVLGHSQPELERLVQQGRFFGELTEIMLLKAGLAPGMRVLDAGCGAGDVSFLAAKLVGPEGLVIGVDQSAEAIALAQQRAQSAGLSNVQFIAADLADFQFDGEPVDALIGRFVLMYFPDPAAVMRRLLAFVKPGGIVAFQELDLAPAPPVEIMCQPICETYVAAATRITQTFARAGIDGRTAIKLGQIFQRAGLPAPQMLAMLRVERGADSPIYEWVAQITRTLLPLIQQTGVATAEAVQVDTLAERMRREAVEKDCTLITPPLIAAWACKQ, encoded by the coding sequence ATGAAAAGGACGGAAACCCCTGTAGCCGGTTACGTACTGGGCCATTCGCAGCCCGAGCTGGAGCGGCTGGTCCAGCAGGGGCGCTTCTTCGGCGAACTGACCGAAATCATGCTGCTCAAGGCCGGCCTGGCTCCCGGCATGCGAGTGCTGGACGCGGGCTGTGGCGCGGGCGACGTGTCGTTCCTGGCGGCCAAGCTGGTCGGGCCGGAGGGCCTGGTCATCGGCGTGGACCAATCAGCGGAGGCCATCGCCTTGGCCCAACAGCGGGCGCAAAGCGCCGGGCTGAGCAACGTGCAGTTCATCGCCGCTGACCTGGCCGACTTTCAATTCGACGGCGAGCCGGTGGACGCCCTGATCGGCCGCTTTGTGCTGATGTACTTCCCCGACCCGGCGGCCGTGATGCGCCGGCTGCTGGCGTTCGTGAAGCCGGGCGGCATCGTCGCCTTCCAGGAGTTGGACCTGGCGCCGGCGCCCCCGGTGGAGATCATGTGCCAGCCCATCTGCGAGACCTACGTCGCCGCCGCAACGCGCATCACTCAGACCTTTGCCCGCGCCGGCATCGACGGCCGCACGGCCATCAAGTTGGGGCAGATTTTCCAGCGGGCAGGGCTGCCGGCGCCCCAGATGCTGGCGATGCTGCGGGTCGAACGCGGGGCGGATTCGCCCATCTATGAGTGGGTGGCACAGATTACTCGTACTTTGCTTCCCCTCATCCAGCAGACCGGCGTGGCCACGGCTGAAGCGGTGCAGGTGGACACTCTGGCCGAGCGCATGCGACGCGAAGCGGTGGAGAAGGACTGCACCCTGATCACCCCGCCGCTGATCGCCGCCTGGGCGTGTAAACAATAA
- a CDS encoding ATP-binding protein has translation MTKQEKTSRPSRASEWLTASRRRFFVGRRAELELFRQALSAKEPLFAVLHLFGPGGVGKTTLLCEYARLAAEHGRAVYRLDGRDIEPSPQGFLLALSHTIDPEAPLLSLNALADLPPAVLILDTYERLTALDDWLRETFLPALPAHLLVVIAGRQPPAEPWRSDPAWRELARVVSLRNLRPEESRQLLTTLNVPAMLQEAVLEVAYGHPLALVLLADWLTLGATKPEAISLEHAPDVVHLLMQRFLQDVPTPQHRQALEVCALARVTTEALLVDVMGEEAALPLFAWLRGLSFIETGPQGIFPHDLVRDVLEADLRWRNPETRKQLYRQVRRHIVRSFWASSGLARQQAFSDLLFLQRHHPLMKPYYDWKVMGGAYNEPAAPQDHPHILAMVEQHEGADSARIAAYWLQRQPQAFVVYRGPGPQLLGFAANLLLETVTPEDELADPAVRAIWAFVRRYGLLRPGERIQIARFWMGRQAYQTPLTHNMITLNTVITWLTTPNLAWTFCCMADPAAWEGVFTYINFCRVAEADFDVGGRRYGGFAHDWRAEPLSVWNQILAERQLDLEFQPEPVHQSSPPPLMVLSQPEFADAVRRALRDFARPDRLSTNPLMRSRLIRDRYGLQADTEDLQELIEEAAKMMQGHPKDDKLYQALRRTYLRPAPSQEKAAEQLGLPFSTYRYHLSKGIERVTEWLWQQEVYGGPVSRSGEEKNRC, from the coding sequence ATGACGAAGCAGGAAAAAACGTCTCGCCCCTCGCGCGCGTCCGAGTGGCTGACCGCATCTCGCCGACGCTTCTTCGTTGGTCGCCGCGCTGAATTGGAATTGTTCCGTCAGGCGCTGTCAGCCAAAGAACCGCTTTTTGCCGTGCTCCATCTGTTTGGCCCCGGAGGCGTCGGCAAGACCACCTTGCTGTGCGAATATGCCCGTCTGGCAGCTGAACATGGCCGCGCGGTCTACCGTCTGGACGGACGGGATATTGAGCCTTCCCCACAGGGTTTTCTCCTTGCCCTCTCTCATACCATTGACCCGGAAGCGCCTCTCTTATCCCTGAACGCCTTGGCCGATCTGCCTCCCGCCGTGCTCATCCTCGACACCTATGAGCGCTTGACGGCTCTGGATGACTGGCTGCGAGAGACGTTCTTGCCGGCGTTGCCCGCGCATCTGCTGGTGGTCATCGCTGGTCGCCAGCCGCCTGCGGAGCCTTGGCGCTCGGATCCGGCCTGGCGCGAGCTGGCGCGCGTTGTCTCCCTGCGCAACCTGCGCCCGGAAGAAAGCCGGCAATTGCTCACCACACTGAATGTGCCCGCAATGCTTCAGGAGGCGGTACTTGAGGTCGCCTACGGGCATCCCCTGGCCCTGGTCCTGCTGGCCGACTGGCTGACGCTGGGCGCGACCAAGCCGGAAGCCATCAGCCTCGAACACGCTCCAGACGTGGTCCACCTGCTGATGCAACGTTTCCTGCAAGACGTGCCCACTCCCCAGCATCGTCAGGCCCTCGAAGTCTGCGCCCTGGCCCGCGTGACGACCGAAGCCTTGCTGGTCGATGTGATGGGAGAGGAAGCTGCGCTGCCCCTCTTCGCCTGGCTGCGCGGACTCTCTTTCATCGAGACCGGCCCGCAGGGCATCTTCCCTCACGATCTGGTGCGTGACGTACTGGAGGCCGACCTGCGCTGGCGCAACCCGGAGACCAGGAAGCAGCTCTACCGCCAGGTGCGCCGCCACATAGTCCGCAGCTTCTGGGCGAGCAGCGGCCTGGCCCGCCAACAAGCTTTCTCCGACCTACTCTTCCTGCAACGCCACCACCCTTTGATGAAACCCTACTATGACTGGAAAGTGATGGGCGGTGCCTATAACGAGCCAGCCGCACCGCAAGATCATCCTCACATTCTGGCCATGGTGGAGCAGCACGAAGGAGCGGACTCGGCCCGCATTGCCGCCTACTGGCTACAGCGACAGCCCCAGGCATTCGTGGTGTACCGGGGACCGGGGCCTCAGCTTCTGGGCTTTGCCGCCAATCTCTTGCTGGAAACAGTCACCCCGGAGGACGAGCTGGCCGATCCGGCCGTGCGCGCCATCTGGGCCTTTGTGCGCCGCTACGGCCTCCTGCGCCCCGGCGAACGCATTCAGATTGCCCGCTTCTGGATGGGCCGCCAGGCCTACCAGACGCCCCTGACCCACAACATGATCACCCTGAACACCGTGATCACCTGGCTGACCACGCCCAACCTGGCCTGGACCTTCTGCTGCATGGCCGACCCGGCCGCCTGGGAGGGCGTGTTTACCTACATCAATTTCTGTCGCGTTGCCGAAGCAGACTTCGACGTGGGTGGCCGGCGCTACGGTGGCTTTGCCCACGATTGGCGCGCCGAACCGCTGTCGGTCTGGAACCAGATATTGGCGGAGCGACAGCTCGACCTGGAATTCCAGCCGGAACCGGTCCACCAGTCCTCGCCTCCGCCCCTGATGGTCCTTTCCCAGCCGGAATTTGCCGATGCGGTGCGCCGGGCGCTACGCGATTTCGCCCGCCCGGATCGGCTCAGCACCAACCCCCTGATGCGTTCCCGGCTGATCAGGGATCGTTATGGGCTGCAAGCGGATACCGAAGACCTGCAAGAACTGATCGAAGAAGCCGCCAAAATGATGCAGGGCCATCCAAAAGACGATAAACTCTACCAGGCCCTGCGCCGCACATACCTGCGGCCGGCGCCATCGCAGGAGAAAGCCGCCGAGCAGCTCGGCCTGCCCTTCAGCACCTACCGTTATCACCTGAGCAAGGGCATCGAACGCGTCACCGAGTGGCTGTGGCAGCAGGAGGTGTATGGGGGGCCTGTATCCCGTTCCGGCGAAGAAAAAAATCGGTGTTGA
- a CDS encoding nuclear transport factor 2 family protein codes for MIGAWLVQRKTPAIYQAFNRHDLKAVLSNFADDVTFVFPGDVRASGVHSGKEAVTRWFEQFFAQFPTLRFTVHRVAVANLFDMVGNNVVVTHWDVEVVNRQGRRGQNSGVTVTTLRRGKAVHIQDLISFSTQGRTSGPPGGKEGKYAGYYDESRYSMQRRGHLSGHPLPLSGERRPAQ; via the coding sequence ATGATCGGCGCCTGGCTTGTCCAACGAAAAACCCCGGCCATCTACCAGGCCTTCAACCGCCACGATCTGAAGGCGGTGCTGTCGAACTTTGCCGATGACGTCACCTTCGTCTTCCCCGGCGACGTGCGCGCCAGCGGCGTCCATTCCGGCAAGGAGGCGGTGACCCGCTGGTTCGAGCAGTTCTTTGCGCAGTTTCCCACCCTGCGCTTCACCGTGCACCGGGTCGCGGTGGCCAACCTGTTCGACATGGTGGGCAACAACGTGGTGGTCACCCACTGGGACGTGGAAGTGGTCAACCGGCAGGGCCGGCGGGGGCAGAACAGCGGCGTGACGGTGACCACCCTGCGGCGGGGCAAGGCGGTACACATCCAGGATTTGATTTCATTTTCGACACAGGGCCGAACTTCCGGGCCGCCTGGGGGGAAGGAGGGTAAGTATGCAGGCTACTACGATGAGTCAAGGTACAGTATGCAAAGGCGCGGTCACCTATCAGGGCATCCGCTCCCCTTATCTGGAGAGCGGCGACCGGCGCAGTGA
- a CDS encoding CsbD family protein yields MDTPEMQQFKGSWQQLKGRLKEIWGVLSDDELDRFEGKWDQLVGYIQEKTGEAREIIQQKLAAFRNS; encoded by the coding sequence ATGGACACGCCGGAAATGCAGCAATTCAAAGGAAGCTGGCAACAGCTCAAAGGACGCCTGAAGGAGATATGGGGCGTCCTTAGCGACGACGAGCTCGATCGCTTCGAAGGAAAATGGGATCAGCTGGTCGGCTATATTCAGGAGAAAACGGGAGAGGCGCGCGAAATCATCCAGCAAAAACTGGCGGCATTCAGAAATTCATAA
- a CDS encoding bifunctional 3,4-dihydroxy-2-butanone-4-phosphate synthase/GTP cyclohydrolase II: MAEKPMNPHSEQAACPCCNGATSEAPEASSESFRFDTIEDAIADIRAGKLVIVVDDEDRENEGDFIGAAEKITPELVNFMTKYGRGLICVALTPERTVELDLDLMTPTNTALHETAFTVSVDYRHGTTTGISAADRAATIRALADPSARPEDFARPGHVFPLRARPGGVLRRAGHTEAAVDLARLAGLYPAGVLVEILNDDGTMARVPELMEIARRFGLRIITIKDLIAYRMRTERLINRLVEVDLPTKYGHFRLIAYEERYTGDVHLALVKGTWTEDEPVLVRVHSQCVTGDIFGSLRCDCGEQLAAAMRRVEEEGRGVVLYMKQEGRGIGLVNKLRAYKLQDEQGLDTVEANLALGFQMDHRDYGIGCQILRDLGIRKLRLMTNNPRKRVGLAGYGLEIVERVPIEIPPNEVNRRYLLTKRDRMGHLILNHLDAHDQEALGQILK, encoded by the coding sequence ATGGCTGAAAAGCCGATGAACCCGCATTCCGAGCAGGCCGCCTGCCCCTGCTGCAACGGTGCGACGTCGGAAGCGCCGGAGGCGTCGTCCGAATCGTTTCGTTTCGACACGATCGAAGACGCCATTGCCGACATCCGGGCGGGCAAGCTGGTCATCGTCGTGGACGACGAGGACCGGGAAAACGAAGGGGATTTCATCGGCGCGGCCGAAAAGATCACGCCCGAGCTGGTCAACTTCATGACCAAGTACGGGCGCGGACTCATCTGCGTGGCGCTCACGCCCGAGCGGACGGTCGAGCTGGATCTCGACCTGATGACGCCCACCAACACGGCGCTGCACGAAACGGCCTTCACCGTGTCGGTCGATTACCGGCACGGCACCACGACGGGCATCTCGGCCGCCGACCGGGCCGCCACGATCCGAGCGCTGGCCGACCCATCGGCCCGACCGGAGGACTTCGCGCGGCCGGGACACGTCTTCCCGCTGCGGGCACGTCCGGGCGGTGTGCTGCGCCGGGCCGGCCACACGGAGGCCGCCGTCGATCTGGCGCGGCTGGCCGGACTGTACCCGGCGGGCGTGCTCGTCGAGATCCTCAACGACGACGGCACGATGGCCCGCGTGCCCGAACTCATGGAGATCGCCCGGCGCTTCGGACTGCGCATCATCACGATCAAGGACCTGATCGCCTACCGGATGCGCACCGAACGCCTGATCAACCGGCTCGTGGAGGTCGATCTCCCCACTAAATACGGCCATTTCCGCCTGATCGCCTACGAGGAACGCTACACGGGCGATGTGCACCTGGCGCTCGTCAAGGGCACCTGGACCGAAGACGAGCCGGTGCTCGTGCGCGTCCACTCGCAATGCGTCACGGGCGACATCTTCGGCTCGCTGCGCTGCGACTGCGGCGAGCAGCTCGCGGCGGCCATGCGGCGCGTCGAGGAAGAAGGCCGGGGCGTCGTGCTCTACATGAAGCAGGAAGGACGTGGTATCGGGCTCGTCAACAAGCTGCGGGCTTACAAGCTTCAGGATGAGCAGGGCCTCGATACGGTCGAGGCCAACCTGGCGCTGGGCTTCCAGATGGACCACCGCGACTACGGGATCGGATGCCAGATCCTGCGCGACCTCGGCATTCGCAAGCTCCGGCTGATGACGAACAACCCGCGCAAGCGTGTCGGGCTGGCCGGCTACGGTCTGGAGATCGTCGAGCGCGTGCCCATCGAAATCCCGCCTAACGAGGTCAACCGCCGCTACCTGCTCACCAAGCGCGACCGCATGGGCCACCTGATCCTGAACCACCTGGACGCGCACGATCAGGAAGCCCTGGGCCAGATCTTAAAGTAA
- the yajC gene encoding preprotein translocase subunit YajC, whose amino-acid sequence MWYNILLAGQPAEGAPNPLVTFLPLILIFVVFYFFLIRPQKKKEEQRQKMIAALKKGDKVVTIGGIHGTVTQVDDTSILLQVDSNTKLRVEKSAVATVLSKD is encoded by the coding sequence ATGTGGTACAACATCTTGCTGGCCGGCCAGCCCGCCGAAGGTGCTCCCAACCCGCTGGTCACCTTCCTGCCGCTGATTCTGATCTTCGTGGTGTTCTATTTCTTCCTGATTCGTCCTCAGAAGAAGAAAGAGGAGCAGCGGCAGAAGATGATCGCGGCGCTCAAGAAGGGCGACAAGGTGGTGACCATCGGCGGCATTCACGGGACGGTTACCCAGGTGGACGATACCAGCATTCTGCTGCAGGTCGATAGCAACACGAAGCTGCGCGTCGAGAAATCGGCCGTGGCTACCGTGCTCTCCAAAGACTGA
- a CDS encoding anhydro-N-acetylmuramic acid kinase, with translation MSIPERWQRLWWSTGRHVVGLMSGTSLDGIDAALVYLEGSGRNLHLSLEAFIHRPFPEALRTLLLRNSTPETSSVRELALLNARLAQLYAEAVEAVLEQAGRPREALDLVGVHGQTIHHIPEPTECAGAAVTTTLQIGDPSVLANLLGVPVVGDFRQADMALGGQGAPLVPYFDYVYFTHPAETRGLLNIGGIANLTVLPADARPEDVRAFDTGPGNMLIDALAQRRFGAPYDPDGRYAAQGRPDESLLAELLYDPYFLKPPPKSTGREYFGEVFLAAFLEKAEALGVTDPHDQIATLTALTAASVYQAYARYVRETHPFDVLIVSGGGVHNRTLMALLERYFSPIPVRSVSDYGLDPDAKEACCFAVLAHELLNGVPTNLPSVTGARRPTLLGKLCLPA, from the coding sequence ATGAGTATCCCGGAACGCTGGCAGCGGCTCTGGTGGAGCACCGGCCGCCATGTCGTGGGTTTGATGAGCGGCACTTCGCTGGACGGCATCGACGCAGCCCTGGTGTATCTGGAAGGAAGCGGCCGCAACCTGCACCTTTCGCTGGAAGCCTTCATCCACCGCCCGTTTCCCGAAGCGCTTCGTACGTTGCTCTTGCGCAACAGCACGCCCGAAACGTCCTCGGTGCGGGAGCTGGCGTTGCTCAACGCCCGACTGGCACAGCTCTACGCCGAGGCCGTCGAAGCCGTACTGGAACAGGCCGGACGCCCCCGGGAAGCGCTCGACCTCGTCGGCGTGCACGGCCAGACCATTCATCACATCCCGGAACCCACCGAGTGTGCCGGCGCGGCCGTGACGACCACGTTGCAGATTGGCGATCCCTCGGTGCTGGCCAACCTGCTGGGCGTGCCCGTGGTGGGCGACTTCCGCCAGGCCGACATGGCGCTGGGCGGGCAGGGCGCGCCGCTTGTGCCCTATTTTGACTACGTGTACTTCACGCATCCGGCGGAAACGCGCGGCCTGCTCAACATCGGCGGTATCGCCAACCTGACCGTCCTGCCGGCCGACGCCCGCCCGGAAGACGTGCGTGCCTTCGATACCGGTCCGGGCAACATGCTCATCGATGCGCTTGCGCAGCGGCGCTTCGGCGCGCCCTACGACCCGGACGGCCGCTACGCCGCTCAGGGACGCCCCGACGAAAGCCTGCTCGCCGAACTGCTCTACGACCCTTACTTTCTCAAGCCGCCGCCGAAATCCACCGGCCGCGAATACTTCGGCGAGGTATTTCTCGCGGCTTTTTTAGAGAAGGCCGAGGCGCTGGGCGTGACCGACCCGCACGATCAGATCGCCACGCTGACGGCACTGACGGCCGCCTCGGTCTATCAGGCCTATGCCCGCTATGTGCGGGAAACCCACCCCTTCGACGTGCTGATCGTATCGGGCGGGGGCGTGCACAATCGCACGCTGATGGCGCTGCTCGAACGGTACTTTTCGCCGATCCCGGTACGCTCGGTGTCCGACTACGGCCTGGATCCCGACGCCAAGGAAGCGTGTTGTTTTGCCGTTCTGGCGCATGAGCTGCTGAACGGCGTGCCCACGAACCTTCCGAGCGTGACCGGAGCACGCCGACCGACCCTGCTCGGCAAGCTCTGCCTTCCCGCCTGA
- the thiL gene encoding thiamine-phosphate kinase — MSETFTPINEVGEFGLIDRLQTIVADLSDPDLIMGIGDDAAVYRLPDEETVHVITTDALLEGVHFDRLMTPMEHLGYKAIAVNVSDVVAMNAEPRYATIAVGIPAKISVEMMEAFYRGVRRACEKYGLVLVGGDTTAAHTLCISVTVVGEARMEDVIFRRGARPGDLLCVSGDLGAAYAGLKILLEQRRALKEKGPDYQPDLEPYRYVIQRQLLPEARLDVIRDWRDRGVRPRALIDVSDGLASEVHHLCRHSNCGAIVYASAIPVALETREVADHFAEDVDTYALFGGEDYELLFALPPEQLELLDPTSFNVIGEFLPADQGVQVQTPEGAIIPLEPAGYQHFREENNGSSEDDPLSEGGL, encoded by the coding sequence ATGAGCGAAACCTTTACTCCTATCAACGAAGTCGGCGAATTCGGTCTGATCGACCGGCTGCAGACGATCGTCGCGGATCTGTCGGATCCCGATCTGATCATGGGCATCGGCGACGATGCGGCCGTCTATCGCCTGCCCGACGAGGAGACCGTGCACGTCATCACGACCGACGCGCTGCTCGAAGGCGTGCACTTCGACCGCCTGATGACACCCATGGAGCATCTGGGCTACAAGGCCATCGCGGTCAACGTGAGCGACGTGGTGGCGATGAACGCCGAGCCCCGGTATGCGACGATCGCGGTGGGCATTCCCGCGAAAATCTCCGTCGAGATGATGGAGGCATTCTACCGGGGGGTCCGCCGTGCCTGTGAAAAGTACGGGCTGGTGCTGGTGGGCGGCGACACGACGGCCGCCCACACGCTGTGTATTTCGGTGACCGTGGTGGGCGAGGCCCGGATGGAAGACGTCATCTTCCGACGCGGGGCCCGTCCCGGCGATCTGCTGTGCGTCTCGGGCGATCTGGGCGCCGCGTACGCCGGACTGAAGATTCTACTGGAGCAGCGCCGCGCTCTGAAGGAAAAAGGCCCGGACTACCAGCCCGATCTGGAGCCATACCGCTACGTGATTCAGCGCCAGCTGCTACCCGAAGCGCGGCTCGACGTGATCCGCGACTGGCGTGATCGCGGGGTGCGCCCCCGGGCGCTGATCGACGTGTCGGACGGCCTGGCTTCCGAAGTGCACCATCTGTGCCGCCACAGTAACTGTGGCGCCATCGTCTATGCCTCGGCCATCCCGGTAGCGCTCGAAACGCGCGAGGTGGCCGACCATTTTGCCGAAGACGTGGATACCTACGCGCTGTTTGGCGGCGAAGACTACGAGCTCCTGTTTGCGCTTCCGCCCGAACAGCTCGAACTGCTCGACCCGACTTCGTTCAACGTGATCGGCGAGTTTCTACCGGCCGACCAGGGCGTTCAGGTCCAGACGCCTGAAGGGGCTATCATCCCGCTGGAGCCCGCCGGCTACCAGCATTTCCGCGAAGAAAATAACGGATCGTCTGAAGACGATCCGTTATCGGAGGGAGGATTATGA
- a CDS encoding alpha/beta fold hydrolase: MSQGTVCKGAVTYQGIRSPYLESGDRRSEEAVVFVHGNPGSSEDWRDLLGRVGQLARAVAPDMPGFGQADKPKDFDYTVEGYARHLDGILNHLRVRRAHLVLHDFGGPWGLTWAAQHPERLCSVTLINIGIMPGYRWHSLARIWRTPLLGELFQATTTRFGFGFLIQRTNPRGLPKAMVDRMYRDMDWGTKRAVLRLYRATDNPGQMAEALGALFRQLDVPALVIWGAADPYVPVRFAERQREFFPRARIVILEQSGHWPFADDPEAVAGALIPFLQKQLEA; the protein is encoded by the coding sequence ATGAGTCAAGGTACAGTATGCAAAGGCGCGGTCACCTATCAGGGCATCCGCTCCCCTTATCTGGAGAGCGGCGACCGGCGCAGTGAAGAGGCAGTGGTCTTCGTCCACGGCAACCCCGGCTCGTCGGAGGACTGGCGCGACCTGCTGGGCCGGGTGGGCCAGCTCGCCCGGGCCGTGGCCCCGGACATGCCCGGCTTCGGCCAGGCGGACAAGCCCAAGGACTTCGATTACACCGTGGAAGGCTACGCCCGGCACCTGGACGGCATCCTCAACCACCTAAGGGTGCGGCGGGCGCACCTGGTGCTGCACGACTTCGGCGGCCCGTGGGGCCTGACCTGGGCCGCCCAACACCCGGAGCGGCTCTGCAGCGTGACCCTGATCAACATCGGCATCATGCCCGGCTACCGCTGGCACTCCCTGGCCCGCATCTGGCGCACGCCGCTCCTGGGGGAGCTCTTCCAGGCCACAACGACCCGCTTCGGGTTTGGTTTTTTGATCCAGCGCACCAACCCCCGCGGCCTGCCCAAAGCCATGGTGGACCGCATGTACCGAGACATGGACTGGGGCACAAAACGGGCGGTGCTGCGCCTCTACCGGGCCACGGACAACCCCGGCCAGATGGCCGAGGCCCTGGGAGCGCTCTTCCGGCAACTGGACGTGCCGGCCCTGGTCATCTGGGGCGCAGCCGACCCGTACGTGCCGGTGCGTTTCGCCGAGCGGCAGCGGGAGTTCTTCCCCCGCGCCCGGATCGTGATTCTGGAGCAGAGCGGTCACTGGCCCTTCGCCGACGACCCTGAAGCCGTGGCCGGTGCGCTCATTCCGTTCTTGCAAAAGCAACTGGAAGCGTAA
- a CDS encoding FAD-dependent oxidoreductase, which translates to MAGQNHTIVIGASMGGLLAARALADFYQEVTLIERDAFPPIGENRKGVPQGRHTHALLLRGGEILEGFFPGLTADLMAQGAPFLDRPENELIWFDGGGYHARFTNEDGRNGALMVSRPLLEGYVRQRLLALLNVCAIQQCDALGLVPSERAGRVSGVRLLRRAEGSAEEVLEADLVVDASGRGSRAPKWLEEMGYTPPEEERVTVNLAGVTRLYRRRPEHLNGAKAVIVTLSPERKRGAVMLAQEGERWTLTLIGFAGDAPPQEEEGFLAFARSLAAPEVYEVIKDAKPLSNFLPYRVRANERRRYERLTRFPEGFLVFGDALCSFNPIYGQGMSVAAMEALDLQDELRRGSEGLWRRFFRRAARSIDIPWQIVVSGDLRFPEAEGKRTPAIHFINAYMARLHRAAHRDPVVARAFNDVASLLAPPQSLMRPGILWRVLRG; encoded by the coding sequence ATGGCAGGTCAAAACCATACCATCGTCATCGGAGCCAGCATGGGTGGACTGCTGGCCGCCCGAGCGCTGGCCGACTTTTACCAAGAGGTGACCCTCATCGAGCGGGACGCCTTCCCGCCCATCGGCGAGAACCGCAAAGGGGTACCCCAGGGCCGGCATACCCACGCGCTTCTGCTGCGGGGCGGCGAGATTCTGGAGGGGTTCTTCCCCGGCCTGACGGCCGACCTGATGGCACAGGGCGCGCCCTTCCTCGACCGGCCCGAAAACGAGCTGATCTGGTTCGACGGCGGCGGCTATCACGCCCGTTTCACCAATGAGGACGGGCGAAACGGTGCGCTGATGGTCAGCCGGCCGCTGCTGGAAGGCTACGTGCGGCAGCGGCTGCTGGCACTGCTCAACGTTTGCGCCATCCAACAGTGTGACGCCTTGGGCCTGGTGCCATCGGAACGGGCCGGCCGGGTGAGCGGGGTGCGCCTCCTGCGCCGGGCGGAAGGCAGCGCCGAAGAGGTGCTGGAAGCCGACCTGGTGGTGGACGCCAGCGGCCGCGGCTCCCGGGCGCCGAAATGGCTGGAAGAGATGGGCTATACGCCGCCGGAGGAGGAACGGGTGACGGTCAACCTGGCCGGTGTAACCCGGCTTTATCGCCGGCGCCCGGAGCACCTGAACGGTGCGAAGGCGGTCATCGTCACCCTTTCCCCCGAACGCAAACGAGGCGCCGTCATGCTGGCTCAAGAAGGGGAGCGCTGGACGCTCACGCTGATCGGATTTGCCGGCGACGCGCCGCCGCAGGAGGAAGAAGGCTTTCTGGCTTTTGCAAGGAGCCTTGCCGCGCCGGAGGTCTATGAGGTGATCAAAGACGCCAAGCCGCTCTCCAATTTTCTCCCCTATCGGGTCAGAGCCAACGAGCGCCGGCGGTACGAACGCCTGACCCGATTCCCGGAGGGCTTCCTGGTTTTTGGCGATGCCCTTTGCAGTTTCAACCCGATTTACGGCCAGGGGATGTCGGTGGCGGCCATGGAGGCGCTGGACCTGCAGGATGAGCTGCGGCGGGGAAGCGAAGGGTTGTGGCGGCGCTTCTTCCGGCGGGCAGCCCGGAGCATCGACATCCCCTGGCAGATCGTGGTCAGCGGCGACCTGCGCTTCCCGGAAGCCGAGGGGAAACGTACGCCGGCTATCCACTTCATCAACGCCTACATGGCGCGGCTGCACCGGGCGGCTCACCGCGATCCGGTGGTGGCCCGAGCCTTCAACGATGTGGCCAGCCTGCTGGCCCCGCCGCAAAGCCTGATGCGGCCGGGCATCCTGTGGAGGGTGTTGCGGGGGTAA
- a CDS encoding VOC family protein, which produces MKTITVCLGFNNNLEEAVATYVELFNNVFGNSKILRRSFFGEQEIAVLRQVPEMSEDIMPGVAGDVKTIRFTLNGEEVVAFRGGAYFGKFHESMSLYVSCETQEQIDRLWEVLSEDGEEQHCGWVKDRFGVSWQIVPSFVWEVDQGPDRQKAERMNIALFGMKKIDIAVLRAAMEER; this is translated from the coding sequence ATGAAAACTATTACTGTGTGCCTGGGATTCAACAATAACCTCGAGGAAGCTGTCGCCACATACGTCGAACTCTTCAACAATGTGTTCGGGAACTCGAAGATTTTGAGGAGAAGTTTCTTCGGCGAACAGGAGATTGCAGTGCTTCGGCAGGTGCCAGAGATGTCCGAAGATATCATGCCCGGCGTGGCCGGTGACGTGAAAACCATTCGCTTCACGCTCAATGGGGAGGAAGTGGTGGCCTTCCGGGGTGGGGCTTACTTCGGAAAGTTCCACGAGAGCATGTCCCTCTATGTCTCATGCGAGACCCAGGAGCAGATTGACAGGCTCTGGGAGGTTCTTTCCGAAGATGGCGAGGAACAGCATTGCGGGTGGGTTAAGGACCGCTTCGGTGTGTCCTGGCAAATCGTGCCTTCTTTCGTCTGGGAAGTCGACCAGGGCCCGGACCGGCAGAAAGCGGAGCGCATGAACATTGCTCTGTTTGGGATGAAAAAAATCGACATTGCTGTGTTGAGGGCGGCGATGGAAGAGCGGTGA